The Rickettsia helvetica genome has a segment encoding these proteins:
- a CDS encoding type II toxin-antitoxin system RelB/DinJ family antitoxin, with translation MSAGSIVRARINEDVKEEATVVLAAMGLTVSDAVRMLLFRVAREKALPFEPLIPNDETIKAMKAARSGKLVHIGNINNLLSDLNEND, from the coding sequence ATGTCTGCTGGTTCTATTGTTCGAGCTCGTATTAATGAAGACGTGAAAGAAGAAGCAACTGTAGTGCTTGCTGCTATGGGGCTTACTGTGTCCGATGCTGTTCGTATGCTTTTATTTCGTGTTGCTCGTGAAAAAGCATTACCGTTTGAACCGCTTATCCCAAATGATGAAACAATTAAAGCTATGAAAGCTGCAAGAAGCGGCAAATTAGTTCATATTGGTAATATAAATAATTTATTATCCGATTTAAATGAGAACGATTAA
- a CDS encoding type II toxin-antitoxin system YafQ family toxin yields the protein MRTIKRTAQFKLDYKREKHRKHGINLDDVLLKAVKYLIADIILPIHMRDHALIEIVILSRI from the coding sequence ATGAGAACGATTAAACGTACTGCACAGTTTAAACTTGATTATAAGCGTGAAAAACATAGAAAACATGGAATAAATTTGGATGATGTTTTACTGAAAGCAGTTAAGTACTTGATTGCTGATATAATATTACCTATACATATGAGAGATCACGCCCTTATAGAGATTGTCATATTAAGCCGGATTTAG
- a CDS encoding ATP-binding protein gives MTIQRFLDLELSKGQSCFLWGARKTGKSTYLKQHFPDSLYIDLLQADIYKGYFQNPERLREELKSKDGISTIIIDEVQKIPLLLDEVHYLIESNKSLQFILCGSSARRLKSTGSNLLGGRAWRYMFLPLCYPEIKELDWHKIFNHGLIPDHYIALKKIHKYLASYLYDYILPEVQFEANLRKREAFAKFLEIIGISNGEMINYSNIARDCSVDAKTVRTYFEILEDMYLGYHLYPYRSRSKRQIITEMPKFYLFDTALANYLRKYEYQEMIGFDAGKAFEHYVFLELIAYKHLNDKRDELFYWRTKEGYEVDFIFQNNAFEVKIASSIQKNHLKGLLEFSKDSDFKLHVISLEKTKRIMNLENKEITIWPIQEFLDTLWNNEIWR, from the coding sequence ATGACGATACAAAGATTTTTAGACCTAGAATTATCAAAAGGACAATCTTGTTTTTTATGGGGAGCACGTAAAACCGGTAAGTCAACATATTTAAAACAACATTTTCCAGATAGTTTATATATAGATTTATTACAAGCTGATATATATAAAGGCTACTTTCAAAATCCTGAACGTTTAAGAGAAGAGCTTAAGTCAAAAGACGGCATCTCAACTATTATTATTGATGAGGTGCAAAAAATTCCCTTACTGTTAGATGAGGTTCATTATTTAATAGAATCTAATAAATCTTTACAATTTATCCTTTGCGGCTCCAGTGCTAGGCGTTTAAAATCAACAGGTAGCAATTTGCTTGGGGGAAGAGCGTGGAGATATATGTTTTTACCCTTATGTTATCCTGAGATAAAAGAGCTTGATTGGCATAAAATTTTCAATCATGGACTAATACCGGATCATTATATTGCATTAAAAAAGATTCATAAATATCTTGCGTCTTATTTATATGATTATATTTTGCCGGAAGTGCAATTTGAAGCTAATCTTAGAAAGCGTGAGGCATTTGCTAAATTCTTAGAGATTATAGGTATTTCAAACGGTGAGATGATAAATTATAGCAATATAGCAAGAGATTGCAGCGTTGATGCAAAAACCGTTAGAACATATTTTGAAATATTAGAAGATATGTATTTAGGATATCATCTTTATCCGTATAGATCACGTAGTAAAAGGCAAATTATTACGGAAATGCCTAAATTTTACCTTTTCGATACCGCACTCGCAAATTATCTAAGGAAATATGAATATCAGGAAATGATAGGGTTTGATGCCGGTAAAGCTTTTGAGCATTATGTATTCTTAGAGTTAATAGCTTATAAACACTTAAACGATAAAAGAGATGAGTTATTTTATTGGCGTACCAAAGAAGGATATGAGGTTGATTTTATATTTCAAAATAATGCATTTGAAGTTAAAATTGCTTCTTCTATACAAAAAAATCATTTAAAAGGTCTATTAGAATTCAGCAAAGATAGTGACTTTAAATTACATGTTATATCTTTAGAAAAAACAAAACGTATAATGAATTTAGAAAATAAAGAAATTACCATTTGGCCTATTCAAGAATTTTTAGATACTCTTTGGAATAATGAAATATGGCGGTAA
- the hemC gene encoding hydroxymethylbilane synthase has translation MTNSIKIGTRKSPLALIQTNLVIQQIKQFFPDINCEIVSIITSGDLIQNKPLYDIGGKALFLKEIEQALLDKKIDLAVHSLKDIPGRIPEELVIAAVLEREDPRDVFVCLNYKSIEELPQNAVIGSSAVRRKAFIQKIRMDLKVTVFRGNVDSRIKKLMTGEVDATILAYAGLKRLGAFNPEYCHLIEYSQMLPCIGQGVIAVEIRQDDNAMLEICNQINHLPTFELIKPERAFLEYLDANCCTPIAAYSKYLDADTRNLSKLTYREEFEGNTEALAATAYKSDSTDASTELTYKLPLEVEFEKISSIKTDFMLGNLDGSKIIFHTETTNIKTSKEASIKAAKMMLNQLDK, from the coding sequence ATGACAAATTCTATCAAAATAGGTACAAGAAAAAGTCCGCTTGCTTTAATACAAACTAATTTAGTTATTCAGCAAATCAAACAATTTTTTCCTGATATTAATTGTGAAATAGTATCCATTATTACTAGCGGGGATTTAATCCAAAATAAACCATTATACGATATAGGCGGTAAAGCTTTATTTTTAAAGGAAATAGAGCAAGCCTTGCTTGATAAAAAAATTGACTTAGCCGTTCATTCTTTAAAAGACATACCTGGTAGAATACCTGAAGAGCTAGTAATTGCTGCCGTTTTAGAGCGTGAAGATCCTAGAGATGTTTTTGTATGTTTAAATTATAAATCCATAGAAGAGCTGCCGCAAAATGCTGTAATAGGTAGCTCGGCAGTACGAAGAAAAGCATTTATCCAAAAAATAAGAATGGATTTAAAGGTAACGGTTTTTAGAGGGAATGTTGATTCAAGAATAAAAAAGCTAATGACCGGCGAAGTTGACGCAACAATTTTAGCATATGCAGGTCTTAAAAGGTTAGGGGCGTTTAATCCAGAGTATTGTCATTTGATAGAGTATTCACAGATGTTACCGTGTATAGGGCAGGGAGTCATTGCAGTTGAAATACGACAAGATGATAATGCTATGCTTGAGATATGCAACCAAATTAATCATCTTCCTACCTTTGAACTAATAAAACCCGAAAGAGCATTTTTAGAATATCTAGATGCTAATTGCTGCACGCCGATTGCTGCTTACTCTAAATATTTAGATGCGGATACTAGAAATCTTTCCAAACTCACTTATAGGGAGGAATTTGAAGGCAACACGGAAGCACTTGCCGCCACAGCATACAAAAGCGATAGCACAGATGCAAGTACTGAATTGACATATAAATTACCCCTAGAAGTAGAGTTTGAGAAGATATCTAGTATAAAAACCGATTTCATGCTAGGTAACCTCGACGGTAGTAAAATAATCTTCCACACCGAAACTACCAATATAAAAACCTCAAAAGAAGCAAGTATAAAAGCCGCTAAAATGATGTTGAATCAGCTAGACAAATAG
- a CDS encoding BrnT family toxin — MHSSFEWDEEKNKINIGKHNVSFYEAQKAFLDIKRIILEDVDHSITEKRYFCLGKVDGNILTVRFMFRDNHIRIFGVGYWRKGKRIYEQENKIH, encoded by the coding sequence ATACATTCTTCTTTTGAATGGGATGAAGAAAAAAATAAAATTAATATTGGGAAGCATAACGTAAGCTTTTATGAAGCTCAAAAAGCTTTTCTAGATATAAAAAGGATAATTCTTGAGGATGTAGACCATAGTATTACAGAAAAAAGATATTTTTGTTTAGGTAAAGTTGATGGTAATATTTTAACAGTCCGTTTTATGTTCCGAGATAATCATATAAGAATTTTTGGAGTAGGATACTGGCGTAAAGGTAAGAGGATTTATGAGCAAGAGAATAAAATACACTGA